Proteins from a single region of Hordeum vulgare subsp. vulgare chromosome 6H, MorexV3_pseudomolecules_assembly, whole genome shotgun sequence:
- the LOC123402323 gene encoding uncharacterized protein LOC123402323, which produces MLAVIRCLDRKNVADKQVRWTDIGEKKQELVPNIEKDHAKQVRMTENSSRIQELVPNVKKDRSSHRRSIAELWRRTEISKRVRNLQELVPNMEKVIKQTVGTPKPYTDMALPGINPLVVRDCWTVYNLVSTLALGLGCGTLFLQFEVHWL; this is translated from the exons ATGCTGGCTGTCATCAGGTGTTTGGATAGGAAAAATGTCGCGGACAAGCAGGTGAGGTGGACGGATATCGGTGAGAAGAAACAGGAGCTCGTCCCCAACATTGAAAAG GACCATGCCAAGCAGGTGAGGATGACGGAGAACAGCAGTCGGATACAGGAGCTGGTACCCAACGTAAAAAAG GATCGCTCATCACATAGAAGAAGCATCGCTGAGCTGTGGAGGAGGACGGAGATCAGCAAGCGGGTGCGGAATCTGCAAGAGCTCGTCCCCAACATGGAGAAGGTAATTAAACAAACTGTTGGAACGCCAAAGCCATACACTGACATGGCTCTGCCAGGAATTAATCCACTGGTAGTAAGAGATTGTTGGACTGTTTACAATCTGGTGAGTACATTGGCTTTAGGATTAGGATGTGGAACTTTGTTTCTGCAATTCGAGGTGCATTGGCTTTAG
- the LOC123402321 gene encoding cyclin-B1-1-like, with product MLYVFLARFAKAASSSSDHKNDKEMENTVLFFAELALLQYGLVQSKPSTVAAAAVYAARLTLKMTPLWIDTLRHHTGFTEAQLMDAAKILIGGHGMKPRFFGQETRQTSCRWHGR from the exons ATGCTCTACGTCTTCCTCGCGCGCTTCGCCAAGGCCGCTTCTTCCTCCTCAGACCACAAGAATGACAAGGAG ATGGAGAACACCGTCTTGTTCTTCGCAGAGCTGGCGCTGCTGCAGTACGGGCTGGTGCAGTCCAAGCCCTCCACGGTCGCCGCCGCTGCTGTCTACGCTGCCAGGCTCACCCTCAAGATGACCCCGCTGTGGATCGACACCCTGAGGCACCACACTGGCTTCACTGAAGCGCAGCTGAT GGACGCCGCCAAGATCCTGATCGGAGGGCATGGTATGAAGCCACGGTTCTTTGGCCAGGAGACAAGGCAAACATCTTGTCGCTGGCATGGACGGTAG